The genomic region ATCTGAAAGAATTATAAACACAGAGAACCAACATGGTactcaaaaatatataaataatatgaaaaatgatataaacgAAAAAAGGTATGATgatcatattaataaagttgaaaaggaaaataatatatacaatggAGCTGATCCgagtgaaaaaaaaaggcaTTCGATCCAAAATAATTTACgagaatttaataataaaattgtcAAAAGCTCAAgccataataattattcatttgaGAGTGTAATAAAAGATGAAATAGATAAATTAgacgatgatgatgataatacaaataaatggAATGAAATTaagaagagaaaaaaaaaattcaaaaaagaaaaaaaaaaaataataaataatacttCAGTTTTTCAAAATggatttttaaaaaattcaaataattcATTTCAAAATCAAGAAATAGAAGATGATAAGAACAAAAACAACAACATCATcatcaacaataataataataatattaatattaataacaattacaataataatgataatataaatatatataacgagatgataaaaaaaaaatttgtgctcgataataattatacaaaatatttcttttatatatttactctAGATATGTTACCAAGCATAAAATTTGAAACATTCTATGAGAAAAATAACGAGCACACAGATTTTaatcaatattataaattttattcgAACACTGATGATGATACAgatataaatacaataaaaaaaaaaaatgtcaaaaataaaaaaaaatatggaaaccTTCtgattaaaaattatagtaATCATAATGAATACAGTTATTTagaatatgatgaaaataaaaattatgaaatgaataaaaaggaaaagataCTTACTGAAAATAATCAATATGATATgcatataaaagataatatatattataatgatgataatgatggtGATGAGACGCAAACAAAAAAAGGGTCTTCTTTTTtgtctaataataatattaataagaataagTATAAGaaggaagaaaataaagCACACATTATAGGATATATGGATCATGGGGATAAAGAAAATAGTGTGAAGGAATTAAAAAAACGAAacacattttataataacagCGATCAATTATACACCTTCGAAGtcaaaaataatgatataataaagaatgaGAAAAGACAATCAAATTATTATGTGGAAGAACAAATTATAAGTGGGAATAGAAAATTTGAGAACGAAGATAAGCATTTAAAGATACATTATGATGAGAatgatataagaaaaaaaaaaaggaaaaaagaaaaagaagaaaaacaacaaaaaagtaaaagtaaaaatacatatttaaataatttatcgagaagttatatttatttaattaaaagaataaatttattttctgaaaataataatgaagtaGATATAATGTATGAAAAGATAAATAAAGCATTTatagatttatataatatttttatattttatatatttattcataatttATTCCCATGTTGTATATGTAGTATAAGAttaaatttttcatttatatcttttgatatattagaaGTTATGTTAACAGGCCatttaataaaagtaaaaaataataatgctATCAATTTAGAATtacaaaatatgaataagtCAGTACaagaaaatttattaaaacatttttttaaacatttagaaaattattatatagaaaaatcaGAGCTATTCaattatacaaatatgttttcaaataatatagataaaataattttaaaaaaaaaaactaaaagTGATATTTCTCAATTTGGCTATATTACTAAACGAAGAACTAGTATGATGAAAAGTCAAAGAAGTATATGGACATTTCTGTTCACTAAAATATTCCATTCTccactttttaattttacttcgaaaataaaaaatgtattttctaaaaaaaataaaaaaacacaaaaacGAAAAGATTTAGAGAAtgagaaagaaaaagaaaaagcaaaatatatacaaaaaaaaaatcacaacaacaacaataataataataataataatataattcctatgaataaaaatatcgaTTCCaaagaaatagaaaaaccaaataaaaaaaaaaataaattacaattattacttaaaaaaactgataaaaaaaatatgaatccatcacaaattaataataatattaatgatagtatatttttatttgatcaattaaaaaattatattatattagaaaatcgaaaaattttttttgaaaattatATGGAAAATGAATTTTCttcaattattattacaccTTTAAATGTATTACCTcatgttattattaaaaaatattttggtGTTATATCATTACATATagttaaagaaaatattaactTAAAAAAGTtcgattttttttatcaaagtCTTATatcagatatattatttatagcaAAATCACATATCAAAAATATTGGTGCTAATTTAATTTCCTCATTTAAAATAACAAACTTGTTTTTAAGAGAAGAAAAATCACATGGTTATGCCCTCATAAGTATATGTGGGGACGTCGCCAAATTTTGACTCCTCAAAGGGGCcttacaataataaaaaagggtacacctattatatatatgtatatatatatatatatatatatatattttaatttttaaatttttatattatacataaacaaatgtctttttttctttttttttttaaacatatataaaatatggctaataatgtttttataaaacttGGCATATAGTatccataaaaaaaaaaaaaaaaaaaaaaaaaaaaaaaaaaaatatataaatataaacatacaaagaacatatatatatatatatatatatatatatttatatatttatatatatgcacaTACTTCTaattgtttttaattttaaataacgTTTTGAATTTTCTTAAATTATATCATGTatggatatatttttttttagcacatttatatgtttatcatACAAGGTGCACGATTTAGtactttcctttttttttttgtgttatgtttttacttttattatttatttttttgtttttttttgattattcAAAAAGTATTCTCCTGTTTCCATTTGTATATCAATTTTACGAGGTAATTGATCTGGAGGGAAGAcagatttatttttctttttcttgttatctaatttttctttaattttttttctttggacatttctttttttaaaatttggTAGAAATTTTTCccaattttcatttttgaattgttcatttttttctaattctcTTTTTGCAATAAGTtcttttatatgataaacaggatgtatatttttcatacaatcaataataattcttcttaCAACTTTTAAGGATTTAAAATGGCCTATAACACTAACTGTTTTAccatgtatacatatataacaatTGGTTAAAATTTCGAGGGCTTTTAATGTGGTTGCATTACTACCTAATAATCTTTGccttcttttaataaatttatttttattacgaACATATccacttatttttattatatcacaATATGTCTCATCTTCTAAAACACGTTTTGCATGTATAAATGGAACACTCcttgataataatgatatcaTATCTCTAgattttattatgatatatggATCAAATGTTTTTTTAGTGGTTTTTACGCACATATAACCTtcaattaaattaatttcaaattttataaaatgtttatttaatacattcTTTATATCACTACTAAATTGTTGTAAATATTTCTCACGATATTTTGGAAATAAAACTTTAAAACTTGACTCTTCTAAAAAATGATGTTTATTATCTTCTTGTGTAAACTTCTCAACCTTCCAATGatcaatattttcattatcccACGGTTTTTCTTTACgatacttttttttcttattcaaCTTTTCTTCTTCAACATTACTCATTTGGGGTtcaaacaaaaaattaaagaagcCACAAAttcaagaaaaaatataataataaaataatataatataatataaaataatataaaataaaataaaacaaaatatggGACACTTATAAGTATCTCATTCTActctatttttttattttacttatatactattttgtcatatatatataaatatctacattaaacatatattattttaacaaaatataatatttatcttttaatattacataaaaaaaaaaatatacatatatattatatatttataatattactttctattttttttattatctatcCAAATgtcacataaaaaaataaaactctataagaaatatgaaaaattaagtaaaaaataaataatttttttttttctatgcCTTTCctataaaattatacattataaattatataaatattttttaaaatatttattatatatattaaaataatgcctataattatatatatatatatatatatatatatatatattattttttttttttttttttttttttttttttggccCCTAAAAACATGCTTATCTCTACATATGCTTTGTTTGATTGTTACTACGATAAAGggatattcaaatatataatatattatatatatattaataattttattttttattatatttatttcatattattttggaacagtttttttttttttttttttttttcttttttcttttttttttttaatattgaaATGAAACAGTTcttttttgaaataatattttaaatatcttTTATTCCACACTaccacatttttatttttatattgcaATAGAACTATACATGCTTTGATTATTCCTTTAATGTTACGTTTAAGATATTATATACTcatttgtataaaaaaaaaaaaaaaaaaaatttaatgcatttttataaaagaataaaacattatagaaatattttaatcCAATGTAATAAATCAAATCGTAATATAATACATGGAGAAAATGACACGCTTTTCTTTAAAGAGATATTATATGCGAATTACCACATCTGCAAACgttatatacatacaaaagAGAATGTAATACAAGtggaaagaaaagaaaatgttgatatgaatcatataaataataaagatgatatatgttataataatgataacaaaataaaaaacatagaATATGAAAAGAATTGCACGACATATGAAGATATAGAAAACTCTTATATTCATAATGATGAGCttgttaatataaatgatctaaaggataaaatagaaaatctACTTTTGGTCAGTAAAaagttatataataaaaagtacAGTTATAATAAATCATTGTGTAATCACAAAGCAAtaacattaaataatatagtcTTGAATATACTTTCTATAATAAATggaaacaacaacaataataatattaataataataatattaatggtaataatattaatagtaataatattattaggaataaagatatttatattgataaATTCCTTCTTTTAGATTTTTATAACCtattaattaaaagaaaatattatatacataatttaaaaaataatatttatgataattcttttatgaatatttttgattatattcattataatattaacttacatttaaaaaattataatttgaaaaatacTCATCAAGTGCtacataatatatctatatatatacataaaaataaatgtaataatatcaCACATGAACTTGTTAagaatattttcttcttttcattttttaaaaactttAATAAGTTCTAttcaaaaaaagaagaaaaaaaacttaTAAATGAAAGTGAACCAAATTTCCATAATTATCCtaatcaaaaatattataataaatataaaagttttGATGAAGAaactttttcatatttaaatacATATGTTGTTTTTTTATCTAATCATCCTTCTTTTATTAATGACAAATTattgtataatatttctctcttagcaaataaaattttacaacttaaaataaattttaaactAGCACTCTCCTTCCTTTCAGCTAGCTTAAATATATTCGAAAagcaagaaaaaaaaataaaggaagGACACCTTATattgaacatat from Plasmodium sp. gorilla clade G2 genome assembly, chromosome: 2 harbors:
- a CDS encoding KRR1 small subunit processome component, putative, with translation MSNVEEEKLNKKKKYRKEKPWDNENIDHWKVEKFTQEDNKHHFLEESSFKVLFPKYREKYLQQFSSDIKNVLNKHFIKFEINLIEGYMCVKTTKKTFDPYIIIKSRDMISLLSRSVPFIHAKRVLEDETYCDIIKISGYVRNKNKFIKRRQRLLGSNATTLKALEILTNCYICIHGKTVSVIGHFKSLKVVRRIIIDCMKNIHPVYHIKELIAKRELEKNEQFKNENWEKFLPNFKKRNVQRKKIKEKLDNKKKKNKSVFPPDQLPRKIDIQMETGEYFLNNQKKTKK